A stretch of the Oenococcus sp. UCMA 16435 genome encodes the following:
- a CDS encoding ECF transporter S component, with amino-acid sequence MAARTTTNVWKIKDVIMIGLIGVIFGALFFAFGLPWNAFVSMSGPIVSFLASHSITAAIGASQISQQVATAATIGLWVMAGPIAALIVKKPGSALLGELLAAIIEMVIGSAWGVSDLIWGIMQGAGTEIGFALTGYKKPMTGLWFSTITSTIISFGYNYFNASYNKLPFNFTLALLIIWFISIFIFSGIIIFFIYKILQRAKLVK; translated from the coding sequence ATGGCAGCGAGAACAACAACAAATGTTTGGAAAATTAAAGACGTTATCATGATCGGACTAATTGGTGTAATCTTTGGAGCTTTATTTTTTGCTTTCGGTCTTCCATGGAACGCTTTTGTTTCAATGAGTGGGCCAATCGTAAGTTTTTTAGCCTCACATTCAATTACAGCAGCAATCGGTGCTTCACAAATTTCTCAACAAGTAGCAACCGCTGCGACAATCGGTTTATGGGTGATGGCAGGACCGATTGCCGCTTTGATTGTTAAGAAACCAGGTTCGGCCTTACTTGGCGAATTATTGGCAGCAATCATTGAAATGGTTATCGGTTCAGCTTGGGGGGTCTCAGATTTAATCTGGGGAATTATGCAGGGAGCCGGCACAGAAATTGGTTTCGCTCTCACCGGTTATAAAAAACCAATGACTGGCCTTTGGTTTTCAACAATTACCTCAACGATCATTTCTTTTGGCTACAATTACTTCAACGCTTCTTACAATAAACTGCCTTTTAACTTTACGTTGGCTTTACTAATTATTTGGTTCATATCAATTTTTATTTTTTCCGGAATTATTATCTTTTTTATTTATAAAATTCTTCAAAGAGCAAAGCTAGTAAAATAA
- a CDS encoding RluA family pseudouridine synthase: MPFYQYSFIIPDNFVSKSIKELLTRWLIPRSIRGLLRQKKRLLLNGQNIPTSEFLLPGDKLSFCLAVSDFSKQQNYLPNAEQRLQILFESEDYLLVNKPAGMKMHPHSPKETDTLLNYVEAQLQDHFSRACLAHAFMVHRIDRDTSGIVIVAKNPLAVGILDQLLAQKRIKRTYLAWVSGNLENKKGTINQAISVDPLDPYKRIVCQTGQKAITHWTKIHTVYQNTLVRINLETGRTHQIRVHFASIGHPIVGDRLYNGPVYGRLLLHSATIKLPDLFSDYGRIKTISTPLAADFPRQLLL; the protein is encoded by the coding sequence ATGCCATTCTACCAATATAGTTTTATCATTCCGGACAATTTTGTCAGTAAAAGTATCAAAGAATTGCTGACCCGTTGGCTTATTCCACGATCCATCCGTGGTCTTTTGCGGCAAAAGAAACGTTTGCTTCTTAATGGTCAAAATATCCCAACTTCAGAATTTCTTTTGCCAGGAGATAAATTGTCTTTTTGTTTAGCAGTATCTGATTTTTCCAAACAACAGAATTATCTTCCAAACGCCGAGCAACGGTTGCAGATTTTGTTTGAAAGTGAAGACTATTTGCTTGTTAATAAACCTGCCGGTATGAAAATGCATCCGCATTCGCCAAAAGAAACAGACACACTTTTAAATTATGTTGAGGCTCAACTACAGGATCATTTTTCCCGAGCCTGTCTGGCACATGCCTTTATGGTTCACCGGATTGATCGAGACACATCCGGGATTGTCATTGTTGCCAAAAACCCGTTAGCAGTTGGTATCTTAGACCAACTGCTTGCTCAAAAAAGAATTAAACGAACGTATTTGGCTTGGGTTTCTGGAAATCTTGAAAATAAAAAAGGTACTATTAATCAAGCAATTTCTGTGGATCCGCTTGATCCCTATAAAAGAATTGTTTGCCAAACAGGCCAAAAAGCAATTACTCATTGGACCAAAATCCATACTGTTTATCAAAATACACTTGTGCGAATTAATTTGGAGACTGGCCGGACCCACCAAATCCGTGTCCATTTTGCCTCAATTGGTCATCCAATTGTTGGTGACCGCCTTTATAACGGACCGGTTTATGGTAGGCTGCTGCTCCATTCGGCAACGATTAAACTGCCTGATTTGTTTTCTGATTATGGTCGGATCAAAACGATCAGTACACCGTTGGCAGCGGATTTCCCCCGGCAGTTGCTGCTATAA
- a CDS encoding ATP-binding cassette domain-containing protein, which translates to MPVIEFHNQDIRIENKLILKKINLSIHAGEFILLSGVSGSGKTTFINQIVNDYQQTVARVFQNPDQQFTMETPLLELVFLLENLRFPGQKIGQEIDKILREFHLSDKKNQFVYTLSGGEQQRLALAEAANLKSDLVILDEPFASVDQKNVTFLLDKVKALRKSGKTIIVADHNPLIYQGLADRIFLFENQEIRILEKNNFDNFYKSFRYKNNFHLKEGHGKQRIIIKNLSVRFSDRLLLDNLKTEIFNQENVLISGENGSGKSTLLKSIAGLQKYKGKIKTYGRLSLAFQNSSDSFLKTTVAEEIQLSKKKVFNHYLDRQQQIDEWLKKLSLDKLLESSVYTLSGGEQKKLQILLLMIQAPEIVLLDEPFSGLDKKSVLNLISLLKESKSTKIFISHQLFALDKIISSAYLIKEKRLIKMENIS; encoded by the coding sequence TTGCCAGTCATAGAATTTCACAATCAAGATATAAGAATTGAAAACAAACTAATTCTTAAAAAAATAAATTTATCAATTCATGCTGGAGAATTTATTTTGCTTTCCGGCGTTTCCGGTTCTGGAAAAACAACTTTTATAAACCAGATAGTCAATGACTATCAACAGACAGTTGCTCGTGTTTTTCAAAATCCCGATCAACAATTTACAATGGAAACACCTTTGTTGGAATTGGTCTTTTTACTGGAAAACCTTCGCTTTCCCGGTCAAAAAATCGGTCAAGAAATAGATAAAATTTTAAGGGAATTTCACTTATCTGATAAAAAAAACCAGTTCGTATACACACTTTCCGGCGGTGAGCAACAACGTTTGGCTTTGGCCGAAGCTGCCAATTTAAAATCGGATTTGGTAATTTTAGATGAGCCTTTTGCTAGCGTCGATCAAAAAAACGTTACATTTCTGCTGGATAAAGTAAAAGCCCTGCGTAAATCCGGGAAAACAATTATCGTTGCTGACCATAACCCTCTAATTTACCAAGGACTTGCCGATCGAATTTTTTTATTTGAAAATCAAGAAATCAGAATTTTAGAAAAAAATAATTTTGATAACTTCTATAAAAGTTTTAGATATAAAAACAATTTTCACCTAAAGGAAGGTCATGGAAAGCAAAGAATAATAATTAAAAACTTGTCTGTTCGTTTTTCCGACCGTCTTTTATTAGATAATCTAAAAACAGAAATTTTTAATCAAGAAAATGTTTTAATTTCTGGAGAAAACGGATCGGGTAAATCAACATTGCTTAAATCAATTGCTGGACTACAAAAATACAAAGGAAAAATTAAAACGTATGGTCGACTTTCTTTGGCTTTTCAAAATTCCAGTGATAGTTTTTTAAAAACCACTGTTGCCGAAGAAATTCAATTAAGCAAAAAGAAAGTCTTCAATCATTATTTAGATAGGCAACAGCAAATTGATGAATGGTTGAAAAAACTCTCTTTAGATAAGCTTTTGGAATCATCAGTATATACTCTTTCAGGTGGCGAACAAAAAAAGTTACAAATTTTATTATTAATGATTCAAGCTCCAGAAATTGTTTTGCTCGATGAACCTTTTTCCGGTCTTGATAAAAAGTCGGTTTTAAATTTAATTAGCCTCTTAAAAGAATCAAAATCGACGAAAATATTTATTAGTCACCAACTATTTGCCTTGGACAAAATTATTAGTTCTGCTTACTTAATTAAGGAGAAACGGCTTATTAAAATGGAAAATATATCATGA
- a CDS encoding magnesium transporter CorA family protein: MLKEHKINEKMTWYEAKDPNQAEQDRLVELGITRELLFYALDPNESARTEIDQPTGNVLIVFDIITPNSSLAATEPVSMIIDKKGNFYTISRSTTARISEKLFAVGRENHLEPADLTAIDIFINATSALVSEYISTISTANRRRNIIQSNLRRKIQSGAISSLMELETQMIYMLDSLRTDRTAISRLQAYLGVRVNDNQKEYFADLLVENTQAIDMANQAAEVITAISGAYSNLNNQRLDKSLRALTMLQALMAVPTVVTGFYGMNMHLPLASLQYSWIITFGITIILIAIEVFILVKIHFFDR; encoded by the coding sequence ATGCTTAAAGAACATAAAATTAATGAAAAAATGACTTGGTACGAGGCGAAAGATCCCAATCAAGCCGAACAAGATCGTTTAGTCGAACTCGGAATTACACGAGAGCTGCTTTTTTATGCTTTGGATCCCAACGAATCTGCTCGAACCGAAATCGATCAACCAACAGGGAATGTTTTAATCGTCTTCGATATTATTACACCTAATTCAAGCCTGGCTGCCACCGAACCGGTAAGCATGATAATTGATAAAAAAGGCAATTTCTACACAATATCCCGTTCGACAACGGCTCGGATTTCTGAAAAGCTTTTTGCTGTTGGTCGAGAAAATCATTTAGAACCAGCCGATTTAACAGCGATTGATATTTTTATCAATGCTACCTCGGCACTAGTCTCGGAATATATTAGTACTATCAGTACTGCAAACCGTCGACGGAATATTATTCAATCCAACTTACGTCGCAAAATACAATCCGGTGCAATTTCCTCTTTAATGGAATTGGAAACACAAATGATCTATATGCTTGATTCATTGAGAACCGATCGAACAGCAATTTCTCGTTTACAGGCCTACCTTGGAGTGCGAGTTAATGATAATCAAAAAGAATACTTTGCGGACTTGCTTGTCGAAAACACACAGGCGATTGATATGGCCAACCAAGCTGCCGAAGTAATCACAGCAATTTCCGGTGCTTACTCTAATTTAAATAACCAACGTTTGGACAAATCATTGAGGGCTTTGACAATGCTGCAGGCTTTAATGGCCGTTCCAACGGTCGTTACCGGTTTTTACGGCATGAATATGCACCTGCCGCTTGCCAGTCTTCAATATTCCTGGATTATCACTTTTGGCATCACGATAATTCTGATCGCGATCGAAGTTTTTATTTTAGTAAAGATTCACTTTTTCGACCGTTGA
- a CDS encoding cobalt ABC transporter permease, with protein sequence MKPALKFILVFVIGLELAFIRSLWLNIFTIIGAIIYLSFKRVSIKKFIWLALIGFVPFVGSWFMYFDLSVDHSVIFAWIMASRVYAYMFLGGVIAYSQTTTQLMRSFEQDLHLNSTFVYGILGALNFLPKMNRQIKIIRASGKMRGVRLTIFSPQLYVKAIYNSFVWSNNLSQAMYAHGFLEDAKRTHYQQHPLTRKEIFEFLFMIILSIIAALIK encoded by the coding sequence ATGAAACCAGCCTTAAAATTTATTTTAGTTTTTGTTATCGGTCTTGAATTGGCTTTTATTCGTTCACTTTGGCTGAATATTTTTACAATCATCGGAGCGATAATTTATTTATCATTCAAACGCGTTTCAATTAAGAAGTTTATTTGGTTGGCTCTAATAGGTTTTGTTCCATTTGTAGGCAGCTGGTTCATGTACTTTGATTTAAGCGTTGATCACTCGGTTATTTTTGCTTGGATTATGGCTTCGCGTGTCTACGCTTATATGTTCCTCGGCGGAGTAATTGCATATAGTCAAACGACAACTCAACTCATGCGCAGTTTTGAACAAGACCTTCATCTCAACTCCACTTTCGTTTATGGCATATTAGGTGCATTAAATTTTTTGCCAAAAATGAATCGACAAATAAAAATTATTAGAGCTTCTGGAAAAATGCGGGGTGTCCGATTAACAATTTTTTCTCCACAATTATATGTAAAAGCAATTTATAACTCTTTTGTCTGGTCGAATAATTTAAGCCAGGCAATGTATGCCCATGGTTTTTTAGAAGATGCCAAACGAACTCACTACCAGCAGCATCCCTTAACTCGTAAAGAAATTTTTGAATTTTTATTCATGATAATTTTAAGTATTATTGCCGCACTGATAAAATAA
- a CDS encoding YhgE/Pip domain-containing protein, producing MKEWKRVFRNKGLAFLLIGIMFVPALYAVIFLSSMWNAYGKAGDLPVAVVNNDKGTTYQGKKINLGSKIKKQLLKNNELDFHSANKKEANKRLSDGKYYMLITIPKNFSASSTTVLSKNPQAISIKYVHNSGLNFIADKMTESASHEITATVESQIQKTYSKQLLSGLKKSKNGMNKAANGGQTLSNGLGQLYSGTTTAMNGSQTITNGLNQASSNLPTMSSGASQLASGNSELSSSLAAVAESIDSKQAASKSQIDQLTSGLNQLTAGLKQLSSLPTTLPQSPDEQKIENSMNQIKSSLTTTGTATKSAAASIQSAGASATSAGSDIQSAGASATKIEADLQKAETSSESIKDLISSLNKTDPTLAKEFEADFDSVGSSLSDAGSNLGDVSSSLTSAGNNIKAVGPSLSSAGNQLSSIGDSTSSAGSSLQTVATQLNTLQQMLPLLKELENKLPELKKLGTQGPTATSGAVSAIENLESSLSTISSGIKNQAVPASNKLANGASQLYSGFNTLQSGVDKLSSGSNSLTSGLKTLTSSTQTAQSGSQKLTDQLRSGTKKLAAISTKQVNVKHLSKPLAASDSDTHKVPNMGTGLSPYMIAVGLFVGALATGIFYNLNEVEYKPRTVREWFFQKATVFITIAIAQGLIVISGLIIFDGLEPNKVGMTFLVAIISALAYMLFILMMNLFFGHVGSAIALVLLVLQLSGSAGTYPIQLSNAFFEAIHPYLPMTYTVEALRKTISLNANPTFDLIVLLIFGLVSLTLMLIGMTIRRSKLVETSLVN from the coding sequence ATGAAAGAGTGGAAACGAGTATTTAGAAATAAAGGTTTGGCATTTTTGTTAATCGGAATTATGTTTGTGCCGGCCTTGTATGCCGTTATCTTCTTATCGTCGATGTGGAATGCTTATGGCAAGGCTGGCGATCTGCCGGTTGCAGTTGTCAACAACGATAAAGGGACAACTTATCAAGGCAAAAAAATTAATCTTGGCAGCAAAATCAAGAAACAATTGTTAAAAAACAATGAACTCGATTTTCACTCTGCGAATAAAAAAGAGGCGAATAAACGTTTATCAGACGGAAAATATTATATGTTGATCACGATTCCGAAAAACTTTTCCGCCAGTTCGACGACTGTTCTAAGCAAAAATCCGCAAGCTATCTCAATTAAATATGTACATAATTCCGGTCTAAACTTTATCGCTGATAAAATGACGGAATCTGCTTCGCATGAAATTACGGCAACAGTTGAGAGCCAAATTCAAAAAACTTATTCCAAACAGCTTCTTTCCGGTTTGAAGAAAAGCAAAAACGGCATGAATAAAGCAGCCAATGGCGGTCAAACTTTATCGAATGGTCTTGGCCAACTTTATTCAGGGACAACGACTGCAATGAATGGAAGCCAAACGATTACAAACGGATTGAATCAAGCTTCCAGCAATTTGCCAACCATGAGTTCGGGCGCTTCACAACTAGCATCGGGTAATTCGGAGCTTTCGAGCAGTTTGGCAGCTGTCGCCGAGTCGATTGACAGCAAACAGGCTGCCAGCAAATCACAAATTGATCAATTAACTAGCGGATTAAATCAATTAACTGCCGGACTTAAACAATTATCATCACTGCCGACAACTCTGCCGCAATCTCCCGATGAACAAAAAATCGAAAACAGTATGAATCAGATCAAAAGCAGTCTGACGACTACCGGTACAGCAACAAAATCGGCCGCTGCCTCGATTCAATCGGCTGGAGCTTCGGCAACTTCAGCTGGAAGCGATATTCAATCGGCTGGAGCTTCGGCAACAAAAATAGAAGCCGATCTTCAAAAAGCTGAAACTAGTAGTGAAAGTATAAAGGATTTAATAAGCAGCTTGAATAAAACCGATCCAACTTTAGCAAAAGAATTTGAGGCAGACTTCGATAGTGTTGGCAGTTCATTGAGTGATGCCGGTAGCAACCTTGGTGATGTCTCTTCTTCGCTAACCTCCGCAGGAAACAATATCAAAGCGGTTGGTCCCTCTCTTTCCAGCGCCGGCAACCAATTGAGCTCAATCGGCGACAGTACAAGTTCAGCCGGTAGTTCCTTACAAACTGTCGCGACGCAGTTGAATACTTTGCAGCAGATGCTGCCTTTACTAAAAGAACTTGAAAACAAATTACCCGAACTAAAAAAATTAGGTACACAGGGACCGACAGCCACTTCCGGAGCAGTGTCGGCAATTGAGAACCTTGAGAGTAGTCTTTCGACAATTTCCAGTGGAATAAAAAACCAGGCTGTTCCTGCAAGTAATAAACTCGCCAATGGAGCCAGCCAATTATATTCTGGTTTCAATACACTACAGTCTGGCGTTGATAAACTTTCAAGTGGTTCAAACAGTTTGACAAGCGGCTTAAAGACATTGACCTCAAGCACACAGACCGCTCAAAGTGGTAGTCAAAAATTAACTGATCAATTGCGTAGTGGTACGAAGAAGTTAGCTGCAATTTCAACCAAGCAGGTTAATGTTAAACATTTGTCCAAACCTTTAGCAGCCAGTGACTCGGATACTCATAAAGTTCCGAATATGGGGACCGGGTTGTCTCCTTATATGATTGCTGTTGGCTTGTTTGTTGGTGCTTTGGCAACTGGTATTTTTTACAATTTAAACGAAGTTGAATATAAACCAAGAACTGTTCGAGAATGGTTTTTCCAAAAAGCAACGGTCTTTATCACGATTGCCATTGCTCAAGGCTTGATTGTGATTAGCGGCTTAATTATCTTTGATGGTTTAGAGCCTAATAAAGTTGGGATGACTTTTCTAGTTGCAATCATTTCGGCCTTGGCATATATGCTCTTTATTTTAATGATGAATTTGTTTTTTGGCCACGTGGGTTCGGCGATTGCCTTGGTTCTATTGGTGCTCCAACTTTCCGGATCGGCCGGGACTTATCCGATTCAACTTTCAAATGCTTTCTTTGAAGCGATTCATCCCTATCTGCCAATGACATACACGGTTGAAGCTTTGAGAAAGACGATTTCTTTAAATGCAAATCCTACTTTCGATTTGATTGTATTGTTAATTTTTGGTCTTGTTAGTCTTACTTTAATGTTAATTGGTATGACAATCAGGCGCAGCAAATTAGTTGAAACATCTCTTGTTAATTGA
- a CDS encoding TetR/AcrR family transcriptional regulator: protein MPETIKNISKKDAIFKAALQLFSHRSFDGTTIPEIARVANVGAGTIYRYFISKEDLVNELFVRVLDDFTEHLQAGLHGQMDTRTRFHHLFNNAWNYVMNNVEAFLFINLNDEATYLNDRSRKSFSRMWDYIAEMVEQGADKGELIKLDPKFVASLVYGPLIPISKRFNNDNRQASQALAKALEEATWRAISTD from the coding sequence ATGCCTGAAACAATTAAAAATATCAGTAAAAAAGATGCAATTTTCAAAGCAGCTTTACAACTTTTTTCCCATCGTAGTTTCGATGGAACAACGATTCCGGAAATAGCTCGCGTTGCTAACGTTGGTGCGGGGACTATCTATCGTTATTTTATTTCCAAAGAAGATTTGGTGAACGAACTATTTGTAAGAGTTCTTGATGATTTTACGGAACATCTTCAGGCAGGTTTGCACGGACAGATGGATACAAGGACCCGTTTTCATCATTTATTTAATAACGCTTGGAACTATGTTATGAACAATGTTGAAGCTTTTCTTTTTATTAATTTAAATGACGAAGCGACTTATTTAAATGATCGAAGTCGAAAAAGTTTTTCTCGAATGTGGGATTATATTGCTGAAATGGTTGAACAGGGAGCTGATAAAGGCGAATTAATCAAATTGGATCCCAAATTTGTTGCCAGCCTAGTCTATGGACCGTTAATTCCAATCTCAAAGCGTTTTAATAATGATAATCGCCAAGCATCTCAGGCACTTGCAAAGGCTTTGGAAGAAGCAACTTGGAGGGCAATCAGCACAGATTAG
- a CDS encoding ECF transporter S component: MKNNKHWKIIDVILAALIGVIFGVLYFGFGLPWNAFISLFTPLATFLSGHSLASSLSASLIAAQITTAATTGLFMMAGPIAALILKKPGSAFLSNLVASIVEMVIGSAWGVLDIIWGIVQGAGIEAGFAITMYKKPRLGLWLSVITGSVISFVYHYFEKSYYKFEFSYVLVLFLIWFLSIFIFAGLMDLIIFQVLKKAKLVK, encoded by the coding sequence ATGAAGAATAATAAACATTGGAAAATAATTGATGTTATTTTAGCTGCTTTGATCGGCGTGATCTTTGGGGTTCTCTATTTTGGATTCGGATTGCCATGGAACGCTTTTATAAGCTTGTTCACGCCACTCGCAACTTTTTTGTCCGGGCATTCTCTGGCAAGTTCTCTTTCGGCTTCTTTAATCGCTGCTCAAATTACAACGGCTGCTACAACCGGTCTGTTTATGATGGCGGGACCGATTGCCGCTTTGATTCTAAAAAAGCCAGGGTCAGCTTTCCTATCCAATTTGGTTGCTTCGATTGTCGAAATGGTTATTGGTTCGGCTTGGGGAGTTTTGGACATAATTTGGGGAATTGTCCAAGGAGCCGGAATCGAAGCAGGCTTTGCGATAACTATGTATAAAAAACCAAGATTAGGCCTTTGGTTATCAGTAATAACAGGCAGTGTTATCAGTTTCGTTTATCATTATTTTGAAAAATCCTACTATAAATTTGAATTTAGTTACGTACTGGTTCTTTTCTTAATCTGGTTTTTATCAATTTTTATTTTCGCAGGATTAATGGACTTGATTATTTTCCAAGTTTTAAAAAAAGCTAAGTTAGTCAAATGA
- a CDS encoding YdcF family protein yields MSLIFLVLFVYYLINDYRNLKTAFALNLAGESLLLALLIISARLGGNFFIIFRFMISFFIGLIIALALYSGITLVIWSFRMSINTQYRSRYRFSTRLVTIIFPLLCLMILIKLFKISLPPVISYLFAFIPLFVIYLGFVFTNFITQTIIVNLKGKQILKNNQSFDYSITLGAGLIQGELVSKNLENRLQTTLNFAIKHNNPKLIMSGGQGYDEKISEAQAMQTWILKHNYSPTKVFLEDQSTNTKENFQNSIQKILKDQKSENPKRLRLAFVTNSYHLTRANYIAFANNYNLKIFGIPSKTTRNYLALGWFREFAAMLLIKKHQHLFVLVLLLVISLGLALISWIN; encoded by the coding sequence ATGAGCCTAATTTTCTTGGTTCTTTTTGTTTATTATCTAATCAATGATTATCGTAATTTAAAAACCGCTTTCGCTCTTAATCTTGCAGGGGAGAGTCTGTTACTGGCTCTTTTGATAATTTCAGCAAGACTGGGTGGGAATTTTTTTATCATTTTTAGATTTATGATAAGTTTTTTTATTGGTCTGATTATAGCTTTAGCCCTTTATTCAGGAATTACCCTGGTGATTTGGAGTTTTAGAATGTCGATTAATACCCAATATCGTTCTCGCTACCGCTTCTCAACCAGATTAGTAACAATTATTTTTCCACTACTATGTTTGATGATTTTGATAAAACTTTTCAAAATATCTCTACCACCGGTAATTAGTTATTTATTTGCTTTTATACCCCTATTTGTTATTTATCTTGGTTTCGTCTTCACTAATTTCATAACGCAAACCATTATCGTTAATCTAAAAGGAAAACAAATTCTTAAAAATAATCAAAGCTTTGATTACTCGATTACACTTGGGGCCGGTTTAATCCAAGGCGAATTGGTTTCGAAAAATCTGGAGAATCGTTTGCAAACAACTCTTAATTTTGCTATAAAACATAACAATCCAAAATTAATAATGTCAGGTGGTCAAGGATATGATGAAAAAATAAGCGAGGCTCAAGCCATGCAAACTTGGATCCTAAAACACAATTATTCTCCAACGAAAGTTTTTTTAGAAGATCAGTCCACTAATACAAAAGAAAATTTTCAAAACTCAATACAAAAAATTTTAAAAGATCAAAAAAGTGAAAATCCTAAGCGGCTCCGTTTAGCCTTCGTGACAAATTCATATCATCTAACAAGAGCCAACTACATTGCTTTTGCTAATAATTATAATTTGAAGATTTTTGGCATTCCATCAAAAACAACCAGGAACTACCTGGCCCTAGGATGGTTTAGGGAATTTGCCGCAATGTTGTTAATTAAAAAACATCAACATTTGTTCGTGCTAGTATTGTTGTTGGTTATTAGCCTTGGCCTCGCTTTGATTTCTTGGATTAACTAA
- a CDS encoding nicotinate phosphoribosyltransferase, translating to MKENLILDTDAYKLTHHLQYPKDLTKLYSYAEARPGSQFNTVSWFGLQMVIADHLLGRITNEMIDEAEEFSFLTFGNHHFFNREVWEQVRDLGYLPIKIMELPEGIEVPISTPLLTLESTKSWFATTLNALESVLMHVWYPTTISTNSMYIKKALLPLFEKSGSPTGLELAVNDFGLRGASSLQSAQRGGAAHLLHFRGSDNLAADKVIADVYGFKGRALSVWATEHSVATSYGPDHGEVDYVNSQLNRAGDNDIISIVIDSYDSINFVRNVIGSKEIKDRIIKRDGRIVLRPDSGEPQEIDLQVLDILADIFGSSVNDKGYKVINHNVGIIQGDGMNRQTIVELYRHILHQGWSADNLIVGSGGGLLQEGFDRDTERFAIKASYGELGKGHGFFIQKHPKQDPTKNSKSGRFKVIRDSNRRIRTVGIDADGDNLLKIIYEDGNFYPDNFQEILKRANISLD from the coding sequence ATGAAGGAAAATTTGATCCTTGATACAGATGCTTATAAATTGACGCATCATCTGCAATATCCAAAAGATCTGACAAAATTGTATTCTTACGCTGAGGCACGGCCCGGCAGCCAGTTTAATACTGTTTCCTGGTTTGGTCTTCAAATGGTTATTGCCGATCATTTGTTAGGCAGGATTACTAATGAAATGATTGATGAAGCCGAGGAATTTAGTTTTTTGACCTTTGGTAATCATCATTTTTTTAATCGAGAAGTTTGGGAACAGGTTCGTGATTTGGGTTATTTGCCAATTAAAATTATGGAATTGCCCGAAGGTATCGAAGTCCCGATATCGACACCATTATTGACACTTGAATCGACCAAGTCTTGGTTTGCAACAACTTTAAATGCTTTGGAGTCAGTCTTGATGCATGTTTGGTATCCAACGACAATTTCGACTAATTCTATGTATATTAAAAAAGCTTTGTTGCCTTTATTTGAAAAATCCGGAAGTCCTACTGGCCTTGAGTTGGCAGTCAATGATTTCGGTTTGCGTGGAGCTTCTAGCTTGCAATCGGCACAACGTGGCGGAGCGGCACATCTATTACATTTTCGTGGTTCGGATAATTTAGCTGCCGATAAAGTTATCGCTGATGTATATGGGTTTAAAGGTCGTGCATTGTCAGTTTGGGCAACTGAACACTCGGTAGCGACTTCCTATGGACCTGATCATGGTGAAGTCGATTATGTAAATAGCCAGTTGAATCGAGCAGGTGATAACGACATTATTTCAATTGTGATTGATTCCTATGATTCGATTAATTTTGTTCGCAATGTTATTGGTTCTAAAGAGATTAAAGATCGGATTATCAAACGCGACGGCAGAATAGTTTTGCGGCCGGATTCCGGTGAACCTCAAGAAATAGATCTTCAAGTTCTGGATATTCTTGCTGATATTTTTGGTAGCAGCGTTAACGATAAAGGTTACAAAGTAATTAACCATAATGTTGGAATTATTCAAGGGGATGGTATGAACCGACAAACAATTGTTGAATTATACCGTCATATTCTTCACCAGGGATGGTCGGCTGATAATTTGATTGTTGGTTCTGGCGGTGGTTTGCTACAGGAGGGTTTTGACCGTGATACAGAACGTTTTGCGATTAAAGCATCTTATGGAGAACTTGGCAAAGGCCATGGTTTCTTTATTCAAAAGCACCCGAAGCAAGACCCGACAAAAAACTCTAAATCAGGTCGTTTTAAAGTAATTCGTGATTCTAATCGTCGGATCAGGACTGTTGGCATCGATGCCGATGGCGACAATCTTTTAAAAATAATTTACGAAGATGGTAATTTTTATCCTGATAACTTTCAGGAAATTTTAAAAAGAGCGAATATTTCGCTTGATTGA